The Brevibacillus brevis genome contains a region encoding:
- a CDS encoding YdeI/OmpD-associated family protein — protein MTTSKTNPKVDEFLNKAKKWKAEFEKLRSIVLDCELTEDFKWMHPCYTFEKKNIVLIHGFKEYCALLFQKGALLKDPNGILIQQTENVQAARQIRFTNVEEIMEMEPILKAYIHEAIEVEKAGLEVNFKKHEEYSIPEEFQNKLDEIPALKTAFEALTPGRQRAYLLHFSAPKQAKTRESRVEKCMQQILDGKGLHD, from the coding sequence GTGACAACAAGCAAAACGAATCCTAAGGTTGATGAATTTTTAAACAAGGCAAAAAAGTGGAAGGCTGAATTTGAGAAGCTCAGAAGCATTGTTCTTGACTGTGAGCTGACCGAAGATTTTAAGTGGATGCATCCTTGTTACACGTTTGAGAAAAAAAACATCGTTTTAATACATGGATTTAAAGAATATTGTGCGCTTCTGTTTCAAAAAGGTGCCTTGTTAAAAGATCCAAATGGGATTCTCATTCAACAAACGGAGAATGTACAGGCTGCGCGCCAGATCCGGTTCACTAATGTGGAAGAAATCATGGAAATGGAACCCATTTTGAAGGCCTACATTCATGAAGCGATTGAAGTGGAAAAAGCGGGTTTGGAAGTGAACTTTAAAAAGCATGAAGAATACAGCATTCCTGAAGAATTTCAAAATAAATTAGATGAAATCCCTGCCTTGAAAACTGCTTTTGAAGCATTGACGCCAGGACGGCAAAGAGCCTACCTTCTTCATTTTTCAGCACCCAAGCAAGCCAAAACGCGAGAGTCAAGGGTTGAAAAATGCATGCAGCAAATTCTTGATGGTAAGGGATTACATGATTAA